The following are from one region of the Oncorhynchus nerka isolate Pitt River linkage group LG8, Oner_Uvic_2.0, whole genome shotgun sequence genome:
- the LOC115133601 gene encoding LOW QUALITY PROTEIN: activated CDC42 kinase 1-like (The sequence of the model RefSeq protein was modified relative to this genomic sequence to represent the inferred CDS: inserted 2 bases in 1 codon): protein MLMDQDTQWLYHLLAEVQLERFYLRVRDGLNITRIEHFNYVKESDLEQIGISKPGQRRLWDAVKRYKITMRPKSWITKVFSGRGPEGGDQWGSMGQGQETGGRALTCLIQDRELSLGEKLGMGSFGVVKRGEWQTPTGRVLPVAVKTLRSSLSRQTDTLTDFLQEVTTMQSLDHPNIIRLYGVVLTQPLKMVTEVACLGSLYDTLRSRQYEYPLARLWLFATQIAAGMEYLEGRRFIHRDLAARNVLLASREMVKIGDFGLMRVLSQEKDHYMMTAHRRIPFAWCAPESLRLGSFTHSSDVWMFGVLLWEMFTYCDEPWLGLSGRQILWRVEREGERMERPPDCPQELYSVMRKCWACTPSDRPTFSQLTTLVAEAQPIEVRAVRDFAEPRKLTLLSNDLVTVIDHGLELCEWKGQNQRTLTVGWFPPSLAAPSSTPAPPAAPGPPAAPGPPASSLISPPLKGSLQHTGHGDTHPDRSWGTPERLDESVNWRSGPANRDREEEGSNLQKMSGMTRSLESVLSDPQSWTQTVVGVRVDPRRGPVPAMGAHSVGMQQDIRRFSEASIXTPARPPPPNPKNFKIPQVVIRDQRSTANPAPGTSWPPQPPTHPQQQMLQPAQPQPQPLQIMGGSNLGKMAHMARSTPTLDNYGDKERDQEKERVVRERERERYPPQVQHTREAVIAQVMEAVHGVTNEEVRNALRRNEWNPVRAQQQLKMEQLYSLSLCSRDDCVMILSRYQWNLQLASRYLIRMVREDRTGGGERKRKDGERGTPPVAMARRGGV from the exons ATGCTGATGGACCAGGACACTCAGTGGCTGTACCACCTCCTGGCCGAGGTCCAGTTGGAGAGGTTCTACCTGCGTGTCCGGGACGGCCTCAACATCACCCGCATAGAGCACTTCAACTATGTCAAGGAGTCTGACCTCGAGCAGATCGGCATTAGCAAACCAG GACAGAGAAGATTATGGGATGCTGTGAAACGGTACAAGATCACCATGAGACCAAAGTCATGGATCACCAAG GTCTTCAGTGGCCGTGGTCCGGAGGGCGGTGACCAATGGGGCAGTATGGGGCAGGGCCAGGAGACAGGAGGGCGGGCACTCACCTGTCTGATTCAGGACCGTGAACTATCTCTAGGGGAGAAGCTGGGCATGGGCTCCTTCGGTGTGGTGAAGAGGGGAGAGTGGCAGACCCCCACTGGGAGAGTG CTGCCAGTTGCGGTGAAGACTCTGAGGAGTAGCCTGTCCAGACAGACGGACACGCTGACAGACTTCCTCCAGGAGGTGACCACCATGCAGTCTCTAGACCACCCCAACATCATCCGCCTCTACGGAGTAGTGCTCACACAGCCCCTGAAGATG GTGACAGAGGTGGCATGTCTGGGATCCCTGTATGACACGCTGCGCTCTCGTCAGTACGAGTACCCCCTGGCACGCCTCTGGCTCTTCGCCACCCAGATAGCAGCAGGAATGGAGTACCTGGAGGGTCGCAG GTTCATTCACAGGGATCTGGCTGCCCGgaacgttctcctggcatccaggGAGATGGTGAAGATCGGGGACTTTGGGCTGATGAGGGTCCTGAGTCAGGAGAAGGACCACTACATGATGACAGCCCACAGACGCATCCCCTTTGCCTG GTGTGCCCCAGAGAGTCTGCGTTTGGGCTCCTTCACCCATTCCTCTGATGTGTGGATGTTTGGGGTCCTCCTCTGGGAGATGTTCACCTATTGTGACGAGCCTTGGCTGGGGTTATCTGGCAGACAG ATcctgtggagggtggagagggagggagagcgtatgGAGAGACCCCCTGACTGTCCTCAGGAACTCTACTCTGTGATGAGAAAGTGTTGGGCCTGCACCCCATCCGACCGACCCACCTTCTCCCAGCTCACCACTCTGGTGGCAGAG gcTCAGCCTATAGAGGTGCGTGCTGTGAGGGACTTTGCGGAACCTAGGAAACTCACTCTGCTATCCAACGACCTAGTGACCGTCATAGACCATGG TCTGGAGCTGTGTGAGTGGAAGGGTCAGAACCAGAGGACCCTGACGGTGGGCTGGTTCCCCCCGAGCCTGGCTGCCCCCAGCAGCACTCCTGCTCCTCCCGCTGCCCCTGGTCCTCCCGCTGCCCCTGGTCCTCCTGCCTCCAgcctcatctctccccctctgaaGGGCAGTCTGCAGCACACAGGGCATGGAGACACCCACCCCGACCGTAGCTGGGGCACCCCGGAGCGCCTCGATGA GAGCGTAAACTGGAGGAGCGGCCCAGCAAACAGAGATCGCGAGGAAGAGGGCTCCAACTTACAGAAAATGTCAG GTATGACCAGGAGTCTGGAGTCTGTCCTGAGCGATCCCCAGAGCTGGACTCAGACAGTAGTAGGGGTCAGGGTGGACCCCCGTCGTGGACCCGTTCCCGCCATGGGGGCCCACAGCGTGGGGATGCAGCAGGACATCCGTAGGTTCAGCGAGGCCAGCAT AACCCCGGCTCGCCCACCCCCACCCAACCCCAAAAACTTCAAGATCCCCCAGGTGGTGATCCGAGATCAGAGGTCTACTGCAAATCCAGCCCCAGGCACCTCAtggcctccacagcctccaacaCATCCACAGCAGCAGATGCTACAGCcagcccagcctcagccccaaccACTGCAGATCATGGGAGGAAGCAATCTGGGCAAGATGGCCCACATGGCACGGTCAACACCAACACTGGATAACTATGGGGACAAGGAGAGAGATCAAGAAAAGGAGAGGGTGGtgagggaacgagagagggagaggtaccCGCCTCAAGTGCAACACACCAGGGAAGCCGTCATAGCACAG GTCATGGAGGCGGTGCATGGAGTAACCAATGAGGAGGTTCGTAATGCACTTCGCCGCAATGAATGGAACCCTGTTAGGGCCCAGCAACAACTCAAG atGGAGCAGCTGTACTCTCTGAGCCTGTGTTCTCGTGACGACTGCGTCATGATCCTGTCCCGCTACCAGTGGAATCTACAGCTGGCCAGTCGCTACCTGATCAGAATGGTACGGGAGGacaggactggaggaggagagaggaagaggaaggatggagagagagggacaccccCTGTTGCCATGGCGAGACGAGGAGGAgtatga